From a single bacterium genomic region:
- the fni gene encoding type 2 isopentenyl-diphosphate Delta-isomerase, which produces MILNYLYHYRRKEEQLKICLEENVNFKDLTNEFERYQFIHQALPEINRDEIDVSTRLFGKKLNSPLLISSMIGGTSFSSKINKNLAQVAQSLNISMGIGSQRIGRENPNLSYLFKVRDVSPDILLFANLGAVQLNYGYGLKECQQAIEMIEADALFLHLNPLQEALQKGGNVNFKGLVSKIEKLVRELNVPVIIKEVGCGISYDVAKKLQEIGVAGIDISGSGGTCWALIEQLRVCPKKLRDGEYLFTKWGIPTAISLRMVQEVINTKNRKNTKLTIIASGGIKTGIDIAKAIAMGADIVGIGLPLLHSATKSPADITIIIKQWIEELKTVMFCIGAKNIKELQATPHLVLCRQ; this is translated from the coding sequence ATAATTCTGAATTATTTATATCACTATAGAAGAAAAGAAGAACAACTCAAAATCTGCTTAGAGGAAAATGTGAATTTTAAAGATCTTACTAATGAGTTTGAAAGATATCAATTTATTCATCAGGCACTTCCAGAAATTAATAGAGATGAGATTGACGTGTCAACAAGATTATTTGGGAAGAAACTCAATAGCCCCTTACTCATATCCTCTATGATAGGTGGGACTTCATTTAGTAGTAAGATCAATAAAAACTTAGCTCAAGTAGCTCAGAGTTTAAATATTTCTATGGGAATAGGTTCTCAACGGATAGGTAGAGAAAATCCCAACTTATCCTATTTATTTAAGGTAAGGGATGTGTCCCCAGATATTCTTTTATTTGCTAATCTTGGTGCAGTTCAATTAAACTATGGTTATGGATTAAAGGAATGTCAACAAGCTATAGAAATGATAGAAGCTGATGCTTTATTTTTACATCTAAATCCTCTTCAAGAAGCTCTCCAAAAAGGGGGTAATGTAAATTTCAAAGGACTGGTATCCAAAATAGAAAAACTTGTTAGGGAATTAAATGTACCTGTAATAATAAAAGAGGTTGGTTGTGGAATTTCATATGATGTAGCTAAAAAACTACAAGAAATAGGGGTAGCAGGAATTGATATAAGTGGATCTGGTGGTACATGTTGGGCTCTTATTGAGCAATTACGGGTCTGTCCTAAAAAATTAAGAGATGGAGAATATCTTTTTACAAAATGGGGAATTCCTACAGCAATATCGCTCCGAATGGTCCAAGAAGTAATTAATACAAAAAACCGAAAGAATACAAAATTAACTATAATTGCATCAGGAGGTATTAAAACAGGGATTGATATTGCAAAGGCAATCGCTATGGGTGCTGATATTGTGGGAATTGGTTTACCATTACTTCATTCAGCAACTAAATCACCTGCAGATATAACTATTATTATAAAGCAATGGATAGAGGAATTAAAAACAGTTATGTTTTGTATCGGTGCTAAAAATATAAAAGAATTACAGGCTACTCCTCATCTAGTGCTCTGTCGCCAATGA